The following coding sequences lie in one Planktothrix sp. FACHB-1365 genomic window:
- a CDS encoding type II toxin-antitoxin system ParD family antitoxin, giving the protein MSINLTSDQEQFIQTQLESGKYQTPEQVISTALRLLDEWQRAEAEWAKDVAAKIDAAVSTSEENPPLDGETFINEILERFKPTH; this is encoded by the coding sequence ATGAGCATCAATCTCACCTCTGACCAAGAACAATTTATTCAAACTCAACTAGAATCTGGAAAATATCAAACCCCTGAACAAGTCATCTCAACTGCGTTGCGCCTACTGGATGAATGGCAAAGGGCTGAGGCAGAATGGGCTAAAGATGTGGCAGCTAAAATCGATGCGGCTGTATCCACCTCTGAAGAAAATCCTCCCCTTGATGGTGAAACTTTTATCAATGAGATTTTAGAACGGTTTAAGCCAACCCATTAG